Part of the Ruania alba genome is shown below.
TGGGCGATCAGATGGTCCACGGCCACCCGGATGCCCTGGGCGTCGTCCAGCACCACGGACGGCAGGTGGACCTGGGGGTCGGTCGAGAGGATGGTCACGACCGGAACACGCAGCTTCATGAGCTCGGCGCGCTGCTCGTCGCTGGTGGCGGGTGTGGGCTGCAGCAGGACGCCGTCGGTCCGCCCTTCGTCCACCATGCGAGTGAGCCATCCCGGTGCCTGGTTCGCGGTCTCTGCCCCGGCGACGACGACTTGGAGGTCGCGGCCGAGTGCTGCGCGCTCGATCCCGCCGATCAGCTCGGTGTACATCGCGCTCGTCGGTTCCGGGGTGACGAGCGTGATCGCTGACTGGAGGTTCATCCGCAGTGCTCGTGCGGCACGGCGTGGGACGTAGTTCAGTTCTTCGATGGCGCTGAGCACGCGTTGGCGGGTGTCGGACGAGATCCGCAGCGTCGGATCGCCGTTGTACACGCGCGAAACCACGGCAGGTGAGACCCCTGCGCGCTTGGCAACGTCGTGACTAGCAGGCACACGCCCTCCTCATCGGGTAGTGCCGTGATTCTATGTGTCGTTGTTCGTTCCTCGTTGCCGATCCTCGGCCATCGATAGTGGGCGGTCCAGGTGGAAGCGACTCTGAGCTCGTGTGATGTGGGAGCATCCTCGAGTGAGTACCGACCGCCCGGTCCGGATCACGGACGTCGCCGAGGCCGCCGGCGTGTCCATCGCCACGGTCTCCAGGGTGCTGAACGGATCGAGCACGGTCGACCCGGTGCTGGCC
Proteins encoded:
- a CDS encoding LacI family DNA-binding transcriptional regulator, producing MPASHDVAKRAGVSPAVVSRVYNGDPTLRISSDTRQRVLSAIEELNYVPRRAARALRMNLQSAITLVTPEPTSAMYTELIGGIERAALGRDLQVVVAGAETANQAPGWLTRMVDEGRTDGVLLQPTPATSDEQRAELMKLRVPVVTILSTDPQVHLPSVVLDDAQGIRVAVDHLIAHGHHRIGFLGGVPGFASADRRHDGFVHGLRAHGLRARSEWATDAGYLATDGRAAIRKLWTLSDRPTAVVVANVNAAIGALAELHLLGARLPEDLSIVTLHDVWYADAVWPPLTTVKLPLHELGIAAVEHLSQNTSTGETTIEDPKPQLIPRSSVQPL